AAGCGTATGTTCCAATCCTTGGGACTTAATCCACTGTGCAAAATCGCGAATCTGCTCATTCATCACTCTTTCCTTGCTCAAATCGGCTGTTTTTCTGATCGATCAAAAAGGCAATCTCTTCGTAATCAATTTCACCAAATTCTACCATATTAAACAGTGCCATCAAAGGACGTCTGCAACACGTCTGGTTACATTCAGTGACCAGTTTTTTAGCTTTTTTGTAGGGTAGGGTGGTGGATTTGAAAATATCAATAGCATCTTGAATGGTTTTTTGTCCACATTCACAGATGATTTTTGAGGCATACTCTTGCATAAGTTTATCCCGCTTTTGAAGCGATATAGAGCGCTTTTAGCTCCTTCTTGTTAAGAACTTTTTTACGATTTGTGACCATTTCACGCACTTGGGGAAGCATTTTATTGATGACTTCGTTTTCAGGCTCATAACCCATGGCGCGTAGATGAAAGAGAAGCGTTGAACTGCCTGAATGCTTGCCTATCGGATAACTTCGTGTCATCCCCACACTTTGTGGGGTAAAGGCTTCGTAGGCTTTTTCATGCTTAATCATACCATTGACATGGATGCCAGATTCATGCGAAAAGATGTTTTTACCCACAATTGGCATCGCCGCAGAGATGCTTTGATTTGAGGCTTTTTCGACCAGTTGAACCACATGCTTCAGTGCGTCTGGATTGATGATGCGCTCTTCGCCAAAGAGGTGAGCAAGGCTCATCAACACTTGCTCGAAACTCGCATTACCAGCGCGTTCACCCAGTCCAATGACGGTGGTGTTGACGCTCATAGCGCCCGCTTCGAGTCCACTGATGGCATTCGCCGTTGCCATACCAAAGTCATTGTGCGTATGCATCTCGATCTCTAAAAGGTTAAGGCTCGTGAGGTAGGAGATGTGCTCATAAATTTGATGCGGACGCATGATGCCCACGGTGTCGCAGTAACGAAAACGGTTGGCTCCAACACTTTTACCTAGCTCCATCACCTCTTTTAAAAATCCGAGATCGGCTCTGGAACTATCTTCGCCACCAATGCAGGCAAAAATACCCTCTTGGCGGCTTACATGTAAAACCTCTTCGAGATTTTTTAAGAGCCGTGCTTTGTCGCCTCGAAATTTGGCTTCGATGAGAATGTCCGATACGGGAATAGAGAGATCAACGGCTTTTAAACCACACGAGAGTGAAGCTTCAAGGTCACACATCGTGGCACGATTCCAACTCATAATGCGAAGAGGCAGATCAAGGGCTAATATCTCTTTAATATCGGCTTGCTCTTTCGCCCCCATCGCAGGAATACCCACTTCAAGCTCGTCCGCACCTGCTAGATAAAGTGCGGAAGCAATGGCGATTTTCTCTTC
Above is a genomic segment from Sulfurospirillum halorespirans DSM 13726 containing:
- the nifV gene encoding homocitrate synthase — translated: MIINDTTLRDGEQAPYVAFNTEEKIAIASALYLAGADELEVGIPAMGAKEQADIKEILALDLPLRIMSWNRATMCDLEASLSCGLKAVDLSIPVSDILIEAKFRGDKARLLKNLEEVLHVSRQEGIFACIGGEDSSRADLGFLKEVMELGKSVGANRFRYCDTVGIMRPHQIYEHISYLTSLNLLEIEMHTHNDFGMATANAISGLEAGAMSVNTTVIGLGERAGNASFEQVLMSLAHLFGEERIINPDALKHVVQLVEKASNQSISAAMPIVGKNIFSHESGIHVNGMIKHEKAYEAFTPQSVGMTRSYPIGKHSGSSTLLFHLRAMGYEPENEVINKMLPQVREMVTNRKKVLNKKELKALYIASKAG